One genomic region from Salvia hispanica cultivar TCC Black 2014 chromosome 2, UniMelb_Shisp_WGS_1.0, whole genome shotgun sequence encodes:
- the LOC125205067 gene encoding serpin-ZX-like — MSPLKNYPMQKESDNYLRLAKNVIADGNKEKNLIFSPLSIHVVLSITLAGSSGSARSQLLTYLKTERVEDLNFLYSQIAATVFADGSHVGGPLLSTKNGLWVHRSLTFKPVFRDIVHNSYKAATQLADFQNQPEEARKEVNAWCEKETKGLIKAILPPKSVTKDTRLIFANAVYFKGKWNQIFDANLTRDDDFYLLDGSSVRAPFMTNRYYQCVEAFDGFKVLRLSYQQGSDKRRFSLYIYLPDAKDGLPSLTERICSEPGFIESHLPYSAVAVDEFRIPKFKIGFEFEATDVMKKLGVVDIFDMRGLMEMVEDGEDLAVNKIRHKAFVEVDEEGTVAVAVTEESDDDLGCSMYEDEEPKMRFVADHPFLFTIREDTSGVLLFVGRLLDPLADSSFQD; from the exons ATGTCTCCTCTCAAGAATTATCCCATGCAGAAAGAAAGCGATAACTACCTTCGGCTGGCGAAGAACGTGATCGCCGACggaaacaaagaaaaaaacctCATTTTCTCCCCTCTCTCAATCCATGTGGTGCTATCCATCACCCTCGCTGGCTCAAGCGGCTCCGCACGCTCTCAGCTTCTCACTTATCTCAAAACAGAGCGCGTGGAGGACCTCAATTTCTTATACTCGCAGATTGCAGCCACAGTGTTCGCCGACGGCAGCCATGTCGGCGGGCCCCTCTTGTCAACCAAAAACGGCCTCTGGGTCCATCGGAGCCTCACTTTCAAGCCTGTTTTCCGAGATATTGTCCATAACTCTTATAAAGCAGCCACCCAACTTGCTGATTTTCAGAATCAG CCAGAAGAGGCTCGGAAAGAAGTGAATGCATGGTGCGAAAAGGAAACGAAAGGACTCATCAAAGCAATACTCCCACCAAAATCAGTCACTAAAGACACTAGACTCATCTTCGCAAACGCAGTCTATTTCAAAGGAAAATGGAATCAAATATTCGATGCAAATCTAACAAGAGATGACGACTTCTACCTCTTAGACGGAAGCTCTGTTCGCGCTCCCTTCATGACCAACAGGTATTATCAATGCGTTGAGGCTTTCGATGGCTTCAAAGTTCTGAGGCTATCTTACCAGCAAGGCAGCGACAAGCGCAGATTCTCTCTGTACATCTACCTTCCTGACGCCAAAGACGGCCTGCCATCTCTGACCGAGAGAATCTGCTCTGAGCCCGGGTTCATAGAGAGCCATCTCCCTTACTCTGCGGTGGCTGTTGACGAATTCCGTATACCTAAGTTTAAGATAGGTTTCGAGTTTGAGGCTACCGACGTTATGAAGAAACTGGGAGTGGTGGATATTTTCGACATGCGCGGTCTGATGGAGATGGTGGAGGACGGAGAGGATCTGGCTGTTAACAAAATACGGCACAAGGCGTTTGTGGAGGTGGACGAGGAGGGCACAGTGGCCGTGGCTGTGACAGAAGAAAGCGATGATGATTTGGGGTGCTCAATGTATGAGGATGAGGAGCCGAAGATGAGGTTCGTGGCTGACCATCCTTTCCTCTTCACTATAAGAGAGGACACGAGTGGGGTACTGCTCTTTGTCGGCCGGTTGCTTGACCCGCTTGCTGATTCATCGTTTCAAGATTAG
- the LOC125207757 gene encoding vestitone reductase-like: MEESKGIVCVTGGTGFVASWLIKSLLQHGYSVNATVRTQISGVKKDLSFLTNLPNARERLHIFNADFENPDSFRAAIEGCVGVFHVAHPINFQGEESVESITHKCVEATLGILRACLDSKTVKRVVYTSSLSSVVAREKLPQVLDEDVWTDVDFATKLELGFASYIVSKTATERAALEFAEKHGMDLVTVVPCWIHGPFVCPFLPGSVWSSLALFLGNEKQFKYNKVTPMVHTDDVARAHIHLFEHPGAKGRYLCSSVEVKYEYLCEFLGRRYPQFQMLSPESLCDPEVPFTSISSKKLLETGFSYKYGLEEMYDEAIACCKTKGFL; this comes from the exons ATGGAAGAGAGCAAGGGAATAGTGTGTGTAACTGGCGGAACAGGCTTTGTGGCGTCATGGCTTATAAAGAGCCTTCTTCAACATGGCTACTCCGTCAACGCTACGGTTAGGACCCAAATATCTG GAGTGAAGAAGGACCTTAGCTTCCTTACAAACTTACCTAATGCCCGTGAGAGACTCCACATATTCAACGCCGATTTCGAAAATCCAGATAGTTTCAGAGCTGCAATTGAAGGATGTGTAGGAGTTTTCCACGTTGCTCACCCCATAAACTTCCAAGGGGAAGAAAGCGTTGAATCAATCACCCATAAATGCGTTGAGGCAACTTTAGGAATTCTCAGAGCTTGCCTCGACTCAAAGACGGTGAAGCGAGTAGTCTACACGTCCAGCCTGTCGAGCGTAGTTGCAAGGGAGAAGCTTCCGCAAGTGTTGGACGAGGATGTGTGGACCGATGTGGATTTCGCAACAAAATTGGAGTTGGGTTTTGCTTCCTACATTGTTTCAAAGACGGCCACTGAGAGGGCCGCTCTTGAGTTCGCGGAGAAGCATGGTATGGACCTAGTCACTGTGGTCCCGTGCTGGATTCACGGCCCCTTCGTCTGCCCTTTCTTGCCTGGATCCGTGTGGTCATCTCTTGCTCTGTTTCTCG GTAATGAGAAGCAGTTCAAGTATAATAAGGTTACACCTATGGTGCATACAGACGACGTAGCTAGAGCGCATATACACCTCTTTGAGCATCCCGGAGCTAAAGGGAGGTACCTTTGCTCGTCCGTTGAAGTTAAGTACGAGTATCTGTGCGAGTTTCTTGGAAGGAGGTATCCGCAGTTTCAAATGCTGAGTCCAGA GTCTCTATGTGATCCTGAAGTTCCATTCACAAGCATTTCATCAAAGAAATTGTTGGAAACAGGCTTCAGCTATAAGTATGGACTTGAGGAAATGTACGATGAGGCAATTGCATGTTGCAAAACCAAGGGCTTTCTGTGA
- the LOC125205068 gene encoding SKP1-like protein 1A produces the protein MSSSADENGSKKITLRSSDGEVFEVDESVALESQTIKHMIEDDCADNVIPLPNVTGKILSKVIEYCKRHVDAAASATNADDKLASAVSDEELKAFDVDFVKVDQATLFDLILAANYLNIKTLLDLTCQTVADMIKGKTPEEIRKTFNIKNDFTAEEEEEVRRENQWAFE, from the exons ATGTCGTCGTCCGCGGATGAGAACGGAAGCAAGAAGATCACCCTGCGCAGTTCCGACGGCGAGGTGTTTGAGGTGGACGAGTCGGTTGCCCTTGAGTCGCAGACCATCAAGCACATGATCGAGGATGATTGCGCCGACAACGTCATCCCCCTTCCTAACGTCACCGGTAAAATCCTTTCCAAAGTCATCGAATACTGCAAGCGTCACGTCGATGCCGCCGCTTCCGCCACCAATGCCGACGACAAGCTCGCCTCCGCCGTCTCCGATGAGGAGCTCAAGGCCTTTGACGTCGATTTCGTCAAAGTCGATCAAGCCACGCTCTTCGACCTTATTTTG GCTGCTAATTACTTGAATATCAAGACCCTTCTGGACCTGACTTGCCAGACAGTGGCCGACATGATCAAGGGAAAAACTCCAGAGGAGATCAGGAAGACATTCAACATCAAGAATGACTTCACagcagaggaagaagaggaagtcCGGCGAGAGAACCAGTGGGCTTTTGAATAG
- the LOC125205224 gene encoding serpin-ZX-like — MSSLNNYPMKKESDSYLRLAKHVIAADGKGENIILSPLSIHMVLSMTAAGSSGSTRDQLLTYLKSERVEHLNSLYTQIAATILDDGSHVGGPLLSTNNGLWVDRSLTFKPAFRDIVHNSYKAAAQLVDFQNQVEETRKEVNAWCEKETKGLIKEILPPDSVTFNSRLILANAVYFKGKWTDTFNANLTRDGNFYLLNGSSVRAPFMTSRDMQFFLAFKGFKVLRLCYQQGRDKREFSMYIYLPDAKDGLPSLTERICSEPGFIDRHRPSYAVTLDKFRIPKFKIGFEIEASSVMKELGVVDLFKMGGLTEMVENGEALMVNKLQHKAFVEVNEEGTEAAAVTEAHIALGCSMYRPPPKRFVADHPFLFTIREDISGVVLFVGQLLNPLANASSQD, encoded by the exons ATGTCTTCCCTCAACAACTATCCCATGAAAAAAGAAAGCGATAGTTACCTTCGGCTGGCGAAGCACGTGATCGCCGCCGACGGAAAAGGCGAAAACATCATTCTCTCGCCTCTCTCAATCCATATGGTTCTTTCCATGACCGCCGCCGGTTCAAGCGGCTCCACACGCGACCAGCTTCTCACTTATCTCAAATCAGAGCGCGTGGAACACCTTAATTCTTTGTACACGCAGATTGCCGCCACAATTTTGGACGATGGCAGTCATGTCGGTGGGCCCCTCTTGTCCACCAATAATGGCCTCTGGGTCGATCGGAGTCTCACTTTTAAGCCTGCTTTTCGAGATATTGTCCACAATTCATACAAGGCAGCTGCCCAACTTgttgattttcaaaatcaagtAG AAGAGACTAGAAAAGAAGTGAATGCATGGTGCGAAAAGGAAACGAAAGGTCTCATCAAAGAAATACTCCCACCAGATTCAGTCACGTTCAACAGCAGACTCATCTTGGCAAACGCAGTCTACTTCAAAGGAAAATGGACTGACACATTCAATGCAAATCTAACAAGAGATGGCAACTTCTACCTCTTAAACGGCAGCTCTGTTCGCGCCCCCTTCATGACCAGCAGGGATATGCAGTTCTTCCTCGCTTTCAAAGGCTTCAAAGTTCTAAGGCTATGTTACCAGCAAGGACGCGACAAGCGCGAATTCTCCATGTACATCTATCTTCCAGATGCCAAAGACGGCCTGCCATCTCTGACCGAGAGAATTTGCTCCGAGCCCGGGTTCATAGACCGCCATCGCCCTTCCTATGCCGTGACTCTTGATAAATTCCGCATACCTAAGTTTAAGATAGGTTTCGAGATTGAGGCTTCAAGCGTTATGAAGGAATTGGGAGTGGTGGATCTTTTCAAGATGGGTGGTCTGACTGAGATGGTGGAGAATGGAGAGGCTCTGATGGTTAACAAACTACAGCATAAGGCGTTTGTGGAGGTGAACGAGGAGGGCACAGAGGCGGCGGCTGTGACAGAAGCACATATAGCGTTGGGGTGCTCGATGTATAGGCCGCCGCCGAAGCGGTTCGTGGCTGACCATCCTTTCCTCTTCACTATAAGAGAGGATATAAGTGGGGTTGTGCTCTTCGTCGGCCAGCTACTTAACCCGCTTGCTAATGCTTCATCTCAAGATTAG